The Miscanthus floridulus cultivar M001 chromosome 7, ASM1932011v1, whole genome shotgun sequence genome includes a region encoding these proteins:
- the LOC136468086 gene encoding protein argonaute 1C-like isoform X4 yields the protein MGSRRGRQHPGAGHAAQPPQPGGRGAARAQQPPQPAGRGGGGGRGGIQQQGRGGGRTSRVDEAQQQQQQPGRGGHARGESGAGRPQQYPRGATPVQGAASSSSSPLAPELRQAMEEAPRDFAPQAPPVQEAGPSQPSPEAPPPVQPREEHGPAEPTAGQEIVPTAPPQSSKSFRFPLRPGKGSIGTRCLVKANHFFAELPDKDLHHYDVSITPEVTSRVVSRAIIKELVNLYKQSYLGGRLPAYDGRKSLYTAGPLPFTSQEFHITLFDDDGGPGSERRRRNFKVVIKFAARADLHRLELFLAGRHAEAPQEALQVLDIVLRELPSSRPRYAPFGRLFFSPDLGRRQPLGDGLESWRGFYQSIRPTQMGLLLNIDMSATAFIEPLPVIEFVAQLLNCEIHSRPLSDAERVKIKKALRGVKVEVTHRGNMRRKYRISGLTTQATRELTFPVDEGGTIKSVVQYFQETYGFAIQHTYLPCLQVGNQQRPNYLPMEVCKIVERQRYSKRLNQNQIRALLEETYQHPRDRERDIIRMVKQNAYDKDDYAQEFGIKISDRLASVEARILPAPWLKYNETGREKDCLPRVGQWNMMNKKMVDGGKVRSWICVNFARNVQDCVVRGFCHELALMRHASGMDFARERVLPPLYARPDQVERALKARYHDAMNVLGPKHKELDLLIGILPDNNGSLYGDLKRVCEIDLGIVSQCCCTKQVFKMNKQILANLALKINAKVGGRNTMLVDAVSRRIPLVTDRPTIIFGADVTHPHPGEDSSPSIAAVVASQDWPEVTKYAGLVSAQAHRQELIEDLYKVWQDPQRGTVSGGMIRELLVSFKKSTGQKPQGIIFYRDGVSEGQFYQVLLYELNAIRKACASLEANYQPKVTFVVVQKRHHTRLFAHNHNDQNSIDRSGNILPGTVVDSKICHPTEFDFYLCSHAGIKGTSRPAHYHVLWDENNFSADELQTLTNNLCYTYARCTRSVSIVPPAYYAHLAAFRARFYMEPETSDSGSVASGPAGRGPQSASHSTRGPGGAAVRPLPALKDNVKRVMFYC from the exons ATGGGGTCGAGGAGGGGGAGGCAACATCCTGGTGCTGGCCATGCCGCGCAGCCTCCGCAGCCGGGCGGAAGAGGCGCTGCTCGTGCTCAGCAGCCTCCGCAGCCtgcaggaagaggaggaggaggaggtcgtgGAGGGATCCAGCAGCAGGGGCGAGGTGGAGGCCGCACGTCTCGTGTTGACGaggcccagcagcagcagcagcagccaggcaGGGGCGGCCACGCTCGTGGCGAGAGTGGAGCGGGGCGCCCACAACAGTACCCACGTGGTGCTACACCTGTACAGGGGGCTGCCTCGTCATCCAGCAGCCCTTTAGCTCCCGAGCTGCGCCAAGCAATGGAGGAGGCTCCTCGTGACTTCGCACCACAAGCGCCACCAGTGCAAGAGGCAGGTCCTTCGCAGCCATCGCCAGAGGCTCCCCCGCCTGTTCAGCCTAGAGAGGAGCACGGACCAGCTGAGCCCACTGCAGGCCAGGAGATTGTGCCTACTGCACCTCCACAATCAAGCAAGTCATTCAGGTTTCCTTTGCGCCCAGGAAAGGGCAGTATTGGCACCAGGTGCCTGGTTAAGGCCAACCATTTCTTTGCTGAGCTGCCAGACAAGGATCTTCATCACTATGAT GTCTCAATCACACCGGAAGTTACCTCAAGGGTTGTTAGTCGAGCCATAATCAAGGAGCTGGTCAATCTCTACAAGCAATCTTACTTGGGTGGGAGGCTACCGGCTTATGATGGTAGGAAGAGCCTGTACACAGCCGGCCCACTGCCGTTTACTTCACAGGAATTTCATATCACTTTATTTGACGATGATGGTGGCCCTGGTTCTGAGAG GCGACGTAGGAATTTTAAAGTAGTCATTAAATTTGCCGCACGAGCTGACCTCCACCGCCTCGAGCTGTTTTTAGCTGGGAGGCATGCAGAAGCTCCTCAAGAGGCATTGCAGGTTCTGGATATTGTGCTGCGGGAACTGCCTTCATCAAGGCCAAG GTACGCACCATTTGGCCGGTTGTTCTTTTCGCCTGACTTGGGCCGAAGGCAGCCACTTGGTGATGGATTAGAAAGCTGGCGTGGATTTTACCAGAGCATTCGTCCTACTCAAATGGGCTTGTTACTCAACATTG ATATGTCAGCGACAGCTTTCATTGAGCCATTGCCTGTAATTGAATTTGTTGCACAGCTGCTGAATTGTGAAATTCACTCTAGGCCACTCTCAGACGCGGAACGGGTGAAG ATCAAGAAAGCCTTGCGAGGAGTTAAGGTGGAAGTTACTCATCGTGGAAACATGCGGAGAAAGTATCGAATATCTGGGTTAACAACTCAGGCGACTCGAGAGTTAAC CTTTCCTGTTGATGAAGGGGGTACAATAAAGTCAGTTGTACAGTACTTTCAAGAGACATATGGCTTTGCCATCCAACACACCTACCTTCCTTGCCTTCAAGTTGGCAATCAACAGCGTCCAAATTACTTGCCAATGGAG GTCTGCAAAATAGTGGAGAGACAGAGGTACTCCAAGAGATTAAACCAGAATCAGATCAGAGCTCTTTTGGAGGAGACATACCAGCACCCACGCGATCGTGAGCGTGATATAATTCGG ATGGTTAAACAGAATGCCTATGACAAGGATGATTATGCACAAGAGTTTGGCATTAAGATTAGCGATCGTCTGGCATCAGTTGAGGCACGGATTTTGCCAGCTCCATGG CTTAAGTACAATGAGACTGGTCGAGAGAAGGACTGCTTACCTAGGGTTGGTCAGTGGAATATGATGAACAAG AAAATGGTAGATGGTGGTAAGGTCAGAAGTTGGATATGTGTCAATTTTGCTCGCAATGTGCAAGACTGTGTTGTTCGTGGGTTCTGTCATGAACTTGCACTGATGCGCCATGCGTCAGGAATG GATTTCGCTCGGGAGCGTGTTCTTCCACCTCTATATGCACGTCCTGATCAAGTGGAGCGAGCTCTGAAAGCTAGGTACCATGATGCCATGAACGTTCTTGGACCCAAACACAAGGAACTTGATTTACTTATTGGAATACTACCTGACAACAATGGCTCACTTTATG GTGATTTGAAGCGTGTCTGTGAAATAGATCTTGGGATAGTTTCACAGTGCTGTTGCACAAAGCAGGTTTTCAAAATGAACAAACAAATTCTTGCAAATCTTGCTCTGAAGATTAATGCCAAG GTTGGGGGCAGGAACACCATGCTGGTAGATGCTGTCTCAAGGCGAATTCCTCTGGTAACTGATCGACCTACAATCATATTTGGTGCTGATGTGACTCATCCTCATCCTGGTGAGGACAGTAGTCCCTCAATTGCTGCT GTTGTGGCCTCCCAAGATTGGCCAGAGGTGACAAAGTATGCTGGACTAGTTTCTGCTCAAGCTCATCGGCAAGAGTTGATAGAGGATTTGTATAAGGTCTGGCAAGATCCACAGAGAGGGACAGTAAGCGGTGGAATGATAAG GGAGCTACTTGTATCCTTCAAAAAATCAACTGGTCAGAAGCCCCAAGGAATAATATTTTACAG GGATGGTGTCAGTGAAGGACAATTTTATCAAGTTCTGTTGTATGAGCTCAATGCAATCCGAAAG GCCTGTGCCTCCCTGGAAGCGAACTACCAACCAAAGGTGACTTTTGTTGTGGTTCAGAAGCGCCATCATACTAGATTATTTGCTCACAACCACAATGATCAGAATTCAATTGACAGGAGTGGAAACATACTCCCAG GTACTGTTGTAGATTCGAAGATCTGCCATCCTACTGAATTTGACTTCTACTTGTGTAGCCATGCTGGCATTAAG GGCACTAGCCGTCCAGCTCATTATCATGTCTTGTGGGATGAAAACAACTTCTCTGCTGATGAGTTGCAGACTCTTACAAACAACCTCTGTTACAC TTATGCAAGGTGCACCCGCTCTGTATCGATCG TTCCACCAGCGTATTATGCTCACCTAGCTGCCTTCAGGGCTCGTTTTTACATGGAACCGGAGACTTCTGACAGTGGTTCGGTGGCAAGTGGTCCTGCAGGCCGTGGACCTCAGTCAGCATCCCATAGCACTCGGGGCCCTGGTGGTGCAGCTGTTAGGCCACTTCCAGCTCTGAAGGATAACGTAAAGAGGGTCATGTTCTACTGCTGA
- the LOC136468086 gene encoding protein argonaute 1C-like isoform X1, protein MGSRRGRQHPGAGHAAQPPQPGGRGAARAQQPPQPAGRGGGGGRGGIQQQGRGGGRTSRVDEAQQQQQQPGRGGHARGESGAGRPQQYPRGATPVQGAASSSSSPLAPELRQAMEEAPRDFAPQAPPVQEAGPSQPSPEAPPPVQPREEHGPAEPTAGQEIVPTAPPQSSKSFRFPLRPGKGSIGTRCLVKANHFFAELPDKDLHHYDVSITPEVTSRVVSRAIIKELVNLYKQSYLGGRLPAYDGRKSLYTAGPLPFTSQEFHITLFDDDGGPGSERRRRNFKVVIKFAARADLHRLELFLAGRHAEAPQEALQVLDIVLRELPSSRPRYAPFGRLFFSPDLGRRQPLGDGLESWRGFYQSIRPTQMGLLLNIGRTRRAYPVQRAPALCGVWGRVSVASLTLVCAMRGDCDSKRQKHIRARFRSWDLWVMGPPRFRCATLIFVKGRPSAGGSHMSGVWGREKPRQAFPRKICGEAASNPRPGDSVRQLSPLHHIKKALRGVKVEVTHRGNMRRKYRISGLTTQATRELTFPVDEGGTIKSVVQYFQETYGFAIQHTYLPCLQVGNQQRPNYLPMEVCKIVERQRYSKRLNQNQIRALLEETYQHPRDRERDIIRMVKQNAYDKDDYAQEFGIKISDRLASVEARILPAPWLKYNETGREKDCLPRVGQWNMMNKKMVDGGKVRSWICVNFARNVQDCVVRGFCHELALMRHASGMDFARERVLPPLYARPDQVERALKARYHDAMNVLGPKHKELDLLIGILPDNNGSLYGDLKRVCEIDLGIVSQCCCTKQVFKMNKQILANLALKINAKVGGRNTMLVDAVSRRIPLVTDRPTIIFGADVTHPHPGEDSSPSIAAVVASQDWPEVTKYAGLVSAQAHRQELIEDLYKVWQDPQRGTVSGGMIRELLVSFKKSTGQKPQGIIFYRDGVSEGQFYQVLLYELNAIRKACASLEANYQPKVTFVVVQKRHHTRLFAHNHNDQNSIDRSGNILPGTVVDSKICHPTEFDFYLCSHAGIKGTSRPAHYHVLWDENNFSADELQTLTNNLCYTYARCTRSVSIVPPAYYAHLAAFRARFYMEPETSDSGSVASGPAGRGPQSASHSTRGPGGAAVRPLPALKDNVKRVMFYC, encoded by the exons ATGGGGTCGAGGAGGGGGAGGCAACATCCTGGTGCTGGCCATGCCGCGCAGCCTCCGCAGCCGGGCGGAAGAGGCGCTGCTCGTGCTCAGCAGCCTCCGCAGCCtgcaggaagaggaggaggaggaggtcgtgGAGGGATCCAGCAGCAGGGGCGAGGTGGAGGCCGCACGTCTCGTGTTGACGaggcccagcagcagcagcagcagccaggcaGGGGCGGCCACGCTCGTGGCGAGAGTGGAGCGGGGCGCCCACAACAGTACCCACGTGGTGCTACACCTGTACAGGGGGCTGCCTCGTCATCCAGCAGCCCTTTAGCTCCCGAGCTGCGCCAAGCAATGGAGGAGGCTCCTCGTGACTTCGCACCACAAGCGCCACCAGTGCAAGAGGCAGGTCCTTCGCAGCCATCGCCAGAGGCTCCCCCGCCTGTTCAGCCTAGAGAGGAGCACGGACCAGCTGAGCCCACTGCAGGCCAGGAGATTGTGCCTACTGCACCTCCACAATCAAGCAAGTCATTCAGGTTTCCTTTGCGCCCAGGAAAGGGCAGTATTGGCACCAGGTGCCTGGTTAAGGCCAACCATTTCTTTGCTGAGCTGCCAGACAAGGATCTTCATCACTATGAT GTCTCAATCACACCGGAAGTTACCTCAAGGGTTGTTAGTCGAGCCATAATCAAGGAGCTGGTCAATCTCTACAAGCAATCTTACTTGGGTGGGAGGCTACCGGCTTATGATGGTAGGAAGAGCCTGTACACAGCCGGCCCACTGCCGTTTACTTCACAGGAATTTCATATCACTTTATTTGACGATGATGGTGGCCCTGGTTCTGAGAG GCGACGTAGGAATTTTAAAGTAGTCATTAAATTTGCCGCACGAGCTGACCTCCACCGCCTCGAGCTGTTTTTAGCTGGGAGGCATGCAGAAGCTCCTCAAGAGGCATTGCAGGTTCTGGATATTGTGCTGCGGGAACTGCCTTCATCAAGGCCAAG GTACGCACCATTTGGCCGGTTGTTCTTTTCGCCTGACTTGGGCCGAAGGCAGCCACTTGGTGATGGATTAGAAAGCTGGCGTGGATTTTACCAGAGCATTCGTCCTACTCAAATGGGCTTGTTACTCAACATTG GAAGAACCAggcgggcgtacccagtgcagagagctcccgctctgtgcggggtctggggaagggtgtcagtggcaagccttaccctcgtctgtgcaatgcgaggagactgcgactcgaaaAGACAAAAACatatcagagccaggtttcgatcctgggacctgtgggttatgggcccaccacgcttccgctgcgccacTCTGATCTTtgtaaagggcagacccagtgccggaggctcccacatgagtggggtctggggaagggaaaaaccgaggcaagccttcccccgcaaaatctgcggagaggctgcttcgaacccgcgacctggtgactcagtgagacagctctcaccactgcaccat ATCAAGAAAGCCTTGCGAGGAGTTAAGGTGGAAGTTACTCATCGTGGAAACATGCGGAGAAAGTATCGAATATCTGGGTTAACAACTCAGGCGACTCGAGAGTTAAC CTTTCCTGTTGATGAAGGGGGTACAATAAAGTCAGTTGTACAGTACTTTCAAGAGACATATGGCTTTGCCATCCAACACACCTACCTTCCTTGCCTTCAAGTTGGCAATCAACAGCGTCCAAATTACTTGCCAATGGAG GTCTGCAAAATAGTGGAGAGACAGAGGTACTCCAAGAGATTAAACCAGAATCAGATCAGAGCTCTTTTGGAGGAGACATACCAGCACCCACGCGATCGTGAGCGTGATATAATTCGG ATGGTTAAACAGAATGCCTATGACAAGGATGATTATGCACAAGAGTTTGGCATTAAGATTAGCGATCGTCTGGCATCAGTTGAGGCACGGATTTTGCCAGCTCCATGG CTTAAGTACAATGAGACTGGTCGAGAGAAGGACTGCTTACCTAGGGTTGGTCAGTGGAATATGATGAACAAG AAAATGGTAGATGGTGGTAAGGTCAGAAGTTGGATATGTGTCAATTTTGCTCGCAATGTGCAAGACTGTGTTGTTCGTGGGTTCTGTCATGAACTTGCACTGATGCGCCATGCGTCAGGAATG GATTTCGCTCGGGAGCGTGTTCTTCCACCTCTATATGCACGTCCTGATCAAGTGGAGCGAGCTCTGAAAGCTAGGTACCATGATGCCATGAACGTTCTTGGACCCAAACACAAGGAACTTGATTTACTTATTGGAATACTACCTGACAACAATGGCTCACTTTATG GTGATTTGAAGCGTGTCTGTGAAATAGATCTTGGGATAGTTTCACAGTGCTGTTGCACAAAGCAGGTTTTCAAAATGAACAAACAAATTCTTGCAAATCTTGCTCTGAAGATTAATGCCAAG GTTGGGGGCAGGAACACCATGCTGGTAGATGCTGTCTCAAGGCGAATTCCTCTGGTAACTGATCGACCTACAATCATATTTGGTGCTGATGTGACTCATCCTCATCCTGGTGAGGACAGTAGTCCCTCAATTGCTGCT GTTGTGGCCTCCCAAGATTGGCCAGAGGTGACAAAGTATGCTGGACTAGTTTCTGCTCAAGCTCATCGGCAAGAGTTGATAGAGGATTTGTATAAGGTCTGGCAAGATCCACAGAGAGGGACAGTAAGCGGTGGAATGATAAG GGAGCTACTTGTATCCTTCAAAAAATCAACTGGTCAGAAGCCCCAAGGAATAATATTTTACAG GGATGGTGTCAGTGAAGGACAATTTTATCAAGTTCTGTTGTATGAGCTCAATGCAATCCGAAAG GCCTGTGCCTCCCTGGAAGCGAACTACCAACCAAAGGTGACTTTTGTTGTGGTTCAGAAGCGCCATCATACTAGATTATTTGCTCACAACCACAATGATCAGAATTCAATTGACAGGAGTGGAAACATACTCCCAG GTACTGTTGTAGATTCGAAGATCTGCCATCCTACTGAATTTGACTTCTACTTGTGTAGCCATGCTGGCATTAAG GGCACTAGCCGTCCAGCTCATTATCATGTCTTGTGGGATGAAAACAACTTCTCTGCTGATGAGTTGCAGACTCTTACAAACAACCTCTGTTACAC TTATGCAAGGTGCACCCGCTCTGTATCGATCG TTCCACCAGCGTATTATGCTCACCTAGCTGCCTTCAGGGCTCGTTTTTACATGGAACCGGAGACTTCTGACAGTGGTTCGGTGGCAAGTGGTCCTGCAGGCCGTGGACCTCAGTCAGCATCCCATAGCACTCGGGGCCCTGGTGGTGCAGCTGTTAGGCCACTTCCAGCTCTGAAGGATAACGTAAAGAGGGTCATGTTCTACTGCTGA
- the LOC136468086 gene encoding protein argonaute 1C-like isoform X3 — translation MGSRRGRQHPGAGHAAQPPQPGGRGAARAQQPPQPAGRGGGGGRGGIQQQGRGGGRTSRVDEAQQQQQQPGRGGHARGESGAGRPQQYPRGATPVQGAASSSSSPLAPELRQAMEEAPRDFAPQAPPVQEAGPSQPSPEAPPPVQPREEHGPAEPTAGQEIVPTAPPQSSKSFRFPLRPGKGSIGTRCLVKANHFFAELPDKDLHHYDVSITPEVTSRVVSRAIIKELVNLYKQSYLGGRLPAYDGRKSLYTAGPLPFTSQEFHITLFDDDGGPGSERRRRNFKVVIKFAARADLHRLELFLAGRHAEAPQEALQVLDIVLRELPSSRPRYAPFGRLFFSPDLGRRQPLGDGLESWRGFYQSIRPTQMGLLLNIGRTRRAYPVQRAPALCGVWGRVSVASLTLVCAMRGDCDSKRQKHIRARFRSWDLWVMGPPRFRCATLIFVKGRPSAGGSHMSGVWGREKPRQAFPRKICGEAASNPRPGDSVRQLSPLHHIKKALRGVKVEVTHRGNMRRKYRISGLTTQATRELTFPVDEGGTIKSVVQYFQETYGFAIQHTYLPCLQVGNQQRPNYLPMEVCKIVERQRYSKRLNQNQIRALLEETYQHPRDRERDIIRMVKQNAYDKDDYAQEFGIKISDRLASVEARILPAPWLKYNETGREKDCLPRVGQWNMMNKDFARERVLPPLYARPDQVERALKARYHDAMNVLGPKHKELDLLIGILPDNNGSLYGDLKRVCEIDLGIVSQCCCTKQVFKMNKQILANLALKINAKVGGRNTMLVDAVSRRIPLVTDRPTIIFGADVTHPHPGEDSSPSIAAVVASQDWPEVTKYAGLVSAQAHRQELIEDLYKVWQDPQRGTVSGGMIRELLVSFKKSTGQKPQGIIFYRDGVSEGQFYQVLLYELNAIRKACASLEANYQPKVTFVVVQKRHHTRLFAHNHNDQNSIDRSGNILPGTVVDSKICHPTEFDFYLCSHAGIKGTSRPAHYHVLWDENNFSADELQTLTNNLCYTYARCTRSVSIVPPAYYAHLAAFRARFYMEPETSDSGSVASGPAGRGPQSASHSTRGPGGAAVRPLPALKDNVKRVMFYC, via the exons ATGGGGTCGAGGAGGGGGAGGCAACATCCTGGTGCTGGCCATGCCGCGCAGCCTCCGCAGCCGGGCGGAAGAGGCGCTGCTCGTGCTCAGCAGCCTCCGCAGCCtgcaggaagaggaggaggaggaggtcgtgGAGGGATCCAGCAGCAGGGGCGAGGTGGAGGCCGCACGTCTCGTGTTGACGaggcccagcagcagcagcagcagccaggcaGGGGCGGCCACGCTCGTGGCGAGAGTGGAGCGGGGCGCCCACAACAGTACCCACGTGGTGCTACACCTGTACAGGGGGCTGCCTCGTCATCCAGCAGCCCTTTAGCTCCCGAGCTGCGCCAAGCAATGGAGGAGGCTCCTCGTGACTTCGCACCACAAGCGCCACCAGTGCAAGAGGCAGGTCCTTCGCAGCCATCGCCAGAGGCTCCCCCGCCTGTTCAGCCTAGAGAGGAGCACGGACCAGCTGAGCCCACTGCAGGCCAGGAGATTGTGCCTACTGCACCTCCACAATCAAGCAAGTCATTCAGGTTTCCTTTGCGCCCAGGAAAGGGCAGTATTGGCACCAGGTGCCTGGTTAAGGCCAACCATTTCTTTGCTGAGCTGCCAGACAAGGATCTTCATCACTATGAT GTCTCAATCACACCGGAAGTTACCTCAAGGGTTGTTAGTCGAGCCATAATCAAGGAGCTGGTCAATCTCTACAAGCAATCTTACTTGGGTGGGAGGCTACCGGCTTATGATGGTAGGAAGAGCCTGTACACAGCCGGCCCACTGCCGTTTACTTCACAGGAATTTCATATCACTTTATTTGACGATGATGGTGGCCCTGGTTCTGAGAG GCGACGTAGGAATTTTAAAGTAGTCATTAAATTTGCCGCACGAGCTGACCTCCACCGCCTCGAGCTGTTTTTAGCTGGGAGGCATGCAGAAGCTCCTCAAGAGGCATTGCAGGTTCTGGATATTGTGCTGCGGGAACTGCCTTCATCAAGGCCAAG GTACGCACCATTTGGCCGGTTGTTCTTTTCGCCTGACTTGGGCCGAAGGCAGCCACTTGGTGATGGATTAGAAAGCTGGCGTGGATTTTACCAGAGCATTCGTCCTACTCAAATGGGCTTGTTACTCAACATTG GAAGAACCAggcgggcgtacccagtgcagagagctcccgctctgtgcggggtctggggaagggtgtcagtggcaagccttaccctcgtctgtgcaatgcgaggagactgcgactcgaaaAGACAAAAACatatcagagccaggtttcgatcctgggacctgtgggttatgggcccaccacgcttccgctgcgccacTCTGATCTTtgtaaagggcagacccagtgccggaggctcccacatgagtggggtctggggaagggaaaaaccgaggcaagccttcccccgcaaaatctgcggagaggctgcttcgaacccgcgacctggtgactcagtgagacagctctcaccactgcaccat ATCAAGAAAGCCTTGCGAGGAGTTAAGGTGGAAGTTACTCATCGTGGAAACATGCGGAGAAAGTATCGAATATCTGGGTTAACAACTCAGGCGACTCGAGAGTTAAC CTTTCCTGTTGATGAAGGGGGTACAATAAAGTCAGTTGTACAGTACTTTCAAGAGACATATGGCTTTGCCATCCAACACACCTACCTTCCTTGCCTTCAAGTTGGCAATCAACAGCGTCCAAATTACTTGCCAATGGAG GTCTGCAAAATAGTGGAGAGACAGAGGTACTCCAAGAGATTAAACCAGAATCAGATCAGAGCTCTTTTGGAGGAGACATACCAGCACCCACGCGATCGTGAGCGTGATATAATTCGG ATGGTTAAACAGAATGCCTATGACAAGGATGATTATGCACAAGAGTTTGGCATTAAGATTAGCGATCGTCTGGCATCAGTTGAGGCACGGATTTTGCCAGCTCCATGG CTTAAGTACAATGAGACTGGTCGAGAGAAGGACTGCTTACCTAGGGTTGGTCAGTGGAATATGATGAACAAG GATTTCGCTCGGGAGCGTGTTCTTCCACCTCTATATGCACGTCCTGATCAAGTGGAGCGAGCTCTGAAAGCTAGGTACCATGATGCCATGAACGTTCTTGGACCCAAACACAAGGAACTTGATTTACTTATTGGAATACTACCTGACAACAATGGCTCACTTTATG GTGATTTGAAGCGTGTCTGTGAAATAGATCTTGGGATAGTTTCACAGTGCTGTTGCACAAAGCAGGTTTTCAAAATGAACAAACAAATTCTTGCAAATCTTGCTCTGAAGATTAATGCCAAG GTTGGGGGCAGGAACACCATGCTGGTAGATGCTGTCTCAAGGCGAATTCCTCTGGTAACTGATCGACCTACAATCATATTTGGTGCTGATGTGACTCATCCTCATCCTGGTGAGGACAGTAGTCCCTCAATTGCTGCT GTTGTGGCCTCCCAAGATTGGCCAGAGGTGACAAAGTATGCTGGACTAGTTTCTGCTCAAGCTCATCGGCAAGAGTTGATAGAGGATTTGTATAAGGTCTGGCAAGATCCACAGAGAGGGACAGTAAGCGGTGGAATGATAAG GGAGCTACTTGTATCCTTCAAAAAATCAACTGGTCAGAAGCCCCAAGGAATAATATTTTACAG GGATGGTGTCAGTGAAGGACAATTTTATCAAGTTCTGTTGTATGAGCTCAATGCAATCCGAAAG GCCTGTGCCTCCCTGGAAGCGAACTACCAACCAAAGGTGACTTTTGTTGTGGTTCAGAAGCGCCATCATACTAGATTATTTGCTCACAACCACAATGATCAGAATTCAATTGACAGGAGTGGAAACATACTCCCAG GTACTGTTGTAGATTCGAAGATCTGCCATCCTACTGAATTTGACTTCTACTTGTGTAGCCATGCTGGCATTAAG GGCACTAGCCGTCCAGCTCATTATCATGTCTTGTGGGATGAAAACAACTTCTCTGCTGATGAGTTGCAGACTCTTACAAACAACCTCTGTTACAC TTATGCAAGGTGCACCCGCTCTGTATCGATCG TTCCACCAGCGTATTATGCTCACCTAGCTGCCTTCAGGGCTCGTTTTTACATGGAACCGGAGACTTCTGACAGTGGTTCGGTGGCAAGTGGTCCTGCAGGCCGTGGACCTCAGTCAGCATCCCATAGCACTCGGGGCCCTGGTGGTGCAGCTGTTAGGCCACTTCCAGCTCTGAAGGATAACGTAAAGAGGGTCATGTTCTACTGCTGA